A part of Aegilops tauschii subsp. strangulata cultivar AL8/78 chromosome 2, Aet v6.0, whole genome shotgun sequence genomic DNA contains:
- the LOC109752444 gene encoding cysteine-rich receptor-like protein kinase 10 produces MVYINTIPHEPKKLFMQMGSNPYHLQLQHLKDITDNFSDARRLGSGGFGVVYKGVLRNGNMVAVKKLVLSTLKSQKQFENEGDLLMTLNHPNIVRLLGYCYETELIYRPYEDKFVFAQDTKHLLCLEYMPNGSLDNYISGMSSVLDWHTCCKIIEGISFGLMYLHEGSNVPIIHLDLKPANILLDENFVPKITDFGLSRLCDEKTMQTKVASGTL; encoded by the exons ATGGTATATATAAACACAATCCCTCATGAACCCAAGAAGCTTTTTATGCAGATGGGATCCAATCCATACCACCTACAGTTACAACATTTGAAAGACATCACAGACAATTTCTCTGATGCCCGCAGACTTGGTAGTGGTGGTTTTGGTGTGGTATATAAG GGCGTGCTGCGAAATGGGAATATGGTTGCAGTGAAGAAGCTTGTGCTGTCAACGCTGAAGTCACAGAAGCAATTTGAGAATGAGGGTGATCTTCTTATGACACTGAATCACCCAAATATAGTGCGACTATTGGGCTACTGCTATGAAACAGAACTTATATATCGGCCTTACGAAGATAAATTCGTTTTTGCTCAAGACACGAAACATTTGCTTTGCTTGGAATATATGCCCAATGGAAGTCTTGACAATTACATATCAG GCATGTCTTCTGTACTTGATTGGCACACATGTTGCAAAATAATTGAGGGCATTTCCTTTGGTCTCATGTACCTTCACGAGGGATCTAATGTCCCCATTATTCATTTGGATCTAAAACCTGCGAACATATTGCTGGATGAAAATTTTGTACCAAAAATTACTGACTTTGGTCTTTCAAGACTGTGTGATGAAAAAACTATGCAGACTAAAGTCGCTAGTGGAACACTGTAA